In Bacteroidota bacterium, the sequence CCTGGATGCGGAAACGCCTCGGTCCCCTGGATCTCCGCATAGCGACCGGGTGCCAGATAGGCCAGGAGGGGCGACGTGCGCAGCAGCGTCCAATCATCGACCGGGTGTCCATCAACGACGTGACCGCGCAGCGCATCCTCGGCCACTCGCGCAGCGACCACGCGGCCTGCGATGAGGCTGTTCGCCCCAAAGCCGTCCACCACCCGCTCCAGTTCGCATTCGAGCATGAGGTAGGCGTCCTCTAGAAAGCGGCCCTCGACAACCTCTGCGGGGACGGTCCGCAAGACATCCAGGCTCGGCTTGCGCCCGGCATGATCGCACCGTTCGGCGGCTCCGAGTGCGGCGTGGAGCACCTGGCTCGGGCGGGGGAAGCTCACCGTGAACGCCCCGTAGTGCTTCGCGTTGTGGTAGGTCGCGTGGCGAGGCGTGCACACGAAGCCGAAGTAGTTCTCCCACCCCAGCGGCATAGCCATGTGCTTCGGCGCAAAGTCGTAGCGGTCGGCCTCCTGCGTGCCGATTACCACGAGCGGCGCCACCGTAAAGAATCGAGGCCAGATGGCCGCGCTGGGATCAAGCGGTACGTAGGCGTGCGTGGCTGTAGGCATGCGTCGAGGGCGCTGAGTGAGACGTCCAACAACCTCGGCTGCGACCGGCTACCGCACTGCCTGGGTCTCCCTCGTCTGCCTGTGGGGCCAACTCTCACAACCAGGCTGCAACGACCGACCAGCC encodes:
- a CDS encoding flavin reductase; the encoded protein is MPTATHAYVPLDPSAAIWPRFFTVAPLVVIGTQEADRYDFAPKHMAMPLGWENYFGFVCTPRHATYHNAKHYGAFTVSFPRPSQVLHAALGAAERCDHAGRKPSLDVLRTVPAEVVEGRFLEDAYLMLECELERVVDGFGANSLIAGRVVAARVAEDALRGHVVDGHPVDDWTLLRTSPLLAYLAPGRYAEIQGTEAFPHPGGAREH